A single Garra rufa chromosome 9, GarRuf1.0, whole genome shotgun sequence DNA region contains:
- the ccne2 gene encoding G1/S-specific cyclin-E2 — protein sequence MSRRSTRNTLQERNENAPEQNKPQRKRKGEQCNRRVPSAAKKQHYEIQNHRFEGDISPSVLIETPQKEVNQETGNLSGFKRFRFKNLFVKPSPLPCLSWASSDDVWIKMLNKELKYVHDKGFIQQHPALQPKMRSILLDWLMEVSEVYTLHRETFYLAQDIFDRFMLTQKDIGKDQLQLIGITSLFIASKIEEIYPPKLQEFAYVTDGACNEEEILAKELVMLKALKWELCPETVISWLKLYSQVDSLKDDANFLIPQFSQETYIQITQLLDVCILDINCLDYQYGVLAAAAFCHFTSFEAVHKVSGLTWDSISSCVRWMNPFARAVREWPRPQLKDFKKVVAESRHNIQTHVDYLAMLSEAHDRQQDSLDRMSPLAVAGILTPPKSTEKPANA from the exons atgtcaAGACGCAG TACTCGCAACACATTACAAGAAAGAAATGAAAATGCACCAGAACAAAATAAACCGCAGAGGAAAAGAAAAGGCGAG cagtgCAATAGAAGAGTCCCGTCAGCAGCTAAGAAACAACATTATGAAATTCAG AACCATCGTTTTGAAGGTGATATCAGTCCGAGTGTTTTAATTGAGACTCCTCAGAAAGAGGTTAATCAGGAGACCGGGAACCTTTCTGGTTTCAAGCGCTTCAGATTCAAAAACCTTTTTGTGAAACCCTCTCCGCTACCATGCCTCAG TTGGGCCAGTTCAGATGATGTGTGGATAAAGATGCTGAACAAGGAGCTGAAGTATGTGCATGACAAAGGCTTCATCCAACAACATCCAGCCCTGCAGCCCAAAATGAGGTCCATTCTGCTGGACTGGCTCATGGAG GTCAGTGAAGTTTATACCCTCCACCGGGAGACGTTTTACCTGGCTCAGGATATCTTTGATCGCTTTATGCTTACTCAAAAAGACATTGGCAAAGATCAGCTCCAGCTCATCGGCATAACGTCACTCTTCATAGCCTCAAAGATAGAG GAGATTTACCCGCCAAAGCTTCAAGAGTTTGCTTATGTGACGGACGGTGCCTGCAATGAGGAGGAGATTCTCGCTAAAGAGCTAGTGATGTTGAAGGCGTTAAAGTGGGAGCTCTGTCCTGAGACCGTCATCTCATGGTTGAAGCTCTACTCCCAAGTGGACTCTTTGAAGGACGACGCTAATTTCCTCATTCCTCAATTCTCGCAGGAAACCTACATACAAATCACACAG TTGTTGGACGTTTGCATTTTGGACATTAATTGCTTGGATTACCAGTATGGAGTCCTCGCTGCTGCTGCATTTTGTCACTTTACTTCTTTCGAAGCGGTTCATAAAGTATCAG GGCTCACATGGGACAGCATATCAAGCTGTGTGCGGTGGATGAACCCATTTGCACGGGCTGTACGTGAATGGCCCAGACCACAGCTGAAGGACTTCAAAAAGGTGGTGGCAGAAAGTCGACACAACATACAGACCCATGTGGACTACCTGGCCATGCTG AGTGAAGCGCATGATCGGCAGCAGGACAGCTTGGACCGAATGTCTCCACTGGCTGTAGCTGGAATACTGACCCCACCTAAAAGCACTGAGAAGCCTGCTAATGCCTGA